The following coding sequences are from one Chanos chanos chromosome 12, fChaCha1.1, whole genome shotgun sequence window:
- the LOC115824890 gene encoding prostate-associated microseminoprotein-like, whose product MRGLLAVLCSMSVFLPYGRCIYGRGECYFNGKASCEYQNQLFNIGESWVTEDCFQCVCLEPFGVGCCENGPQLVDYPDWCEAIRKPDSCTVAVVMKANHKLPCLFGRQNQLRLGKGPIWKSENDPLY is encoded by the exons ATGAGGGGACTCTTGGCTGTGCTGTGCTCAATGAGTGTCTTTCTGCCCTATGGTCGATGTATCTATGGCAGGGGAGAATGCTATTTCAACGGCAAAG cCAGCTGTGAGTATCAGAATCAGCTGTTCAACATCGGGGAGAGCTGGGTGACAGAAGactgtttccagtgtgtgtgtctagagcCCTTTGGAGTGGGCTGCTGTGAAAA TGGTCCACAGCTTGTGGATTACCCAGACTGGTGTGAAGCCATACGTAAACCGGACTCCTGTACTGTTGCCGTGGTGATGAAGGCCAATCATAAACTGCCATGCCTGTTTGGAAGGCAGAACCAGCTGAGACTTGGGAAAGGGCCCATATGGAAATCTGAAAACGACCCTCTCTATTAA